In Mesorhizobium sp. 113-3-3, a genomic segment contains:
- the tssK gene encoding type VI secretion system baseplate subunit TssK, producing MSDANRVLWSEGLFLRTQHFQQQDRFFEGMVRGALQAGQLHTFGFQQLTLDQSLLDAGQVSIVSARGIFPDGTPFAIPELMDAPKPLPVTADTGAGPVLVALPLEPPGGVGFDPAHAASTGARYHGKIVSVRDAVQSGADPEEIEIARPQAALLAPGKSVGGYTALPIVDIKGVRADGGISLDETFLPPTLITGAVHWYRQLLQEVVTGLDQIAEAHGKMVMGGAGRSVEDLLMLHLANAARPRLAHMLAQDVFHPAELYLELAGLAGEMATYGSSSRRLGELPAYDHMAPGPAYMALADALRSLILSLRYIEPKSRALPVMRHATNVWKVRIDNPKLLVASRIVIRVGSELSEDALRKIFVNQATVGSADQFEGLWKSRLPGIPLKPLHSQPREIPYDGDRLCLELDQKSEHWASLLDAPGFVIGVSGVLPSEPQVDCYSVNR from the coding sequence ATGAGCGATGCAAACAGGGTGCTGTGGTCGGAGGGTCTGTTTCTCAGGACCCAGCACTTCCAGCAGCAGGATCGGTTCTTCGAGGGCATGGTGCGCGGCGCATTGCAGGCCGGCCAGCTCCATACTTTCGGCTTCCAGCAACTGACCCTCGACCAGTCGCTGCTCGACGCCGGCCAGGTCTCGATCGTGTCCGCCCGGGGCATTTTCCCGGACGGCACGCCTTTCGCCATCCCGGAACTGATGGATGCGCCGAAGCCGTTGCCGGTCACGGCCGACACCGGCGCCGGGCCGGTGCTGGTCGCATTGCCGCTAGAGCCACCCGGTGGCGTCGGATTCGATCCGGCGCATGCGGCATCGACGGGCGCGCGCTACCACGGCAAGATCGTTTCGGTGCGCGACGCCGTCCAGAGCGGCGCCGATCCGGAAGAGATCGAGATCGCCCGGCCGCAAGCCGCCCTGCTCGCGCCCGGCAAATCGGTCGGCGGTTATACCGCCTTGCCGATCGTCGACATAAAGGGTGTGCGCGCCGACGGCGGCATCTCGCTCGATGAGACGTTCCTGCCGCCGACGCTGATCACCGGCGCGGTTCACTGGTACCGGCAATTGCTGCAGGAGGTCGTCACCGGCCTCGACCAGATCGCCGAAGCGCATGGCAAGATGGTGATGGGCGGTGCCGGCCGCAGCGTCGAAGACCTTTTGATGCTGCACCTCGCCAATGCCGCTCGCCCGCGGCTCGCCCATATGCTCGCGCAGGATGTCTTTCATCCGGCCGAACTCTATCTCGAACTGGCCGGTTTGGCCGGCGAGATGGCTACCTACGGCTCGAGCTCGCGGCGGCTCGGCGAATTGCCGGCCTACGACCACATGGCGCCCGGCCCCGCCTATATGGCGCTGGCCGACGCCTTGCGTTCGCTCATCCTGAGCCTGCGCTACATCGAGCCGAAATCGCGCGCGCTGCCGGTCATGCGGCATGCGACCAATGTCTGGAAAGTGCGCATCGACAACCCGAAGCTCCTGGTCGCCAGCCGCATCGTCATCCGCGTCGGATCGGAACTGTCGGAAGACGCGCTGCGCAAGATCTTCGTCAACCAGGCGACAGTCGGCTCCGCTGACCAGTTCGAAGGTCTTTGGAAGTCGCGCCTGCCGGGCATACCGCTGAAACCGCTTCATTCGCAGCCACGCGAGATTCCCTATGATGGCGACCGGCTGTGCCTGGAGCTTGACCAGAAGAGCGAGCATTGGGCCTCGTTGCTCGACGCCCCCGGCTTCGTCATCGGCGTTTCCGGTGTCCTGCCGAGCGAGCCGCAGGTCGACTGCTACTCAGTGAACAGGTGA
- the tssM gene encoding type VI secretion system membrane subunit TssM: MFILRFLWAVITSRFLWTLIGIALLSLLIWVFGPIVQVGPYAPFESDNVRIAIIAGLIILWLIWLIIAQRRAIRANRMFVAEIAAPVAEKQLTPGEESVAAVGAKFGEVMAELKRRKLGGRKFLREMPWYVIVGPPATGKTTALRQSGLNFPIDLTDDLQGVGGTRNCDWFFSENAVLIDTAGRYVQQESQPDVDAVEWLGFLDLLKKHRGRRALNGVIVALSIDALSDGDEAIKAHGRKIRRRLAELNDRLEIRLPVYLMLTKADLIKGFEAFFGGLSTSAREQVWGTTFALDARVNAGMIQAELARLGTELERRLVPRLEDEEKLGSRAEIFRFPAQLASLCGPIQVLIEAMFGESRYEEAAWLRGLYLTSATQEGAPIDRLTAALSSSFGLPPRRAMPAARVEKRSFFLRNLLTEVIFKEAGLGTFDPLAQRRRAWIWRGAAAACALAALLAGGLFTWSYLDNRNAITEQAGQFEALQEPLTQVAAIPAAVEQPTMDGALAAMDAVAASRTPPPDAAHNLLGPTASPELVRAQTDTYDHALRNVLEPHMVALLEATMWRQIRDPDFMLGALKTYRMMTGLSQMDTDFVQNWWVNSLPQFAPAPPFPTADAEEHQIAAIRRMAVDDSYITPDKALVAEALKTVCTISLPERAYKQLLADPEVAAVKEWVPANFAGPNGAKVFARRSDKTLRVGVPGPYTYAGFHDAILDRVEDVAGQAALDRAVFAGGCSENSETSVSALSQDILKLYYDDYIAQWDSFLRDMRLAPLTDLNIASENLKDLSSADSALKRLLTAVVQETDLIRSDEAPADDKSGAAAKTGSKLLSKLGKLGKVVTSGAKLLPRAGSANQVDMTGSLVAEHFKPLKGTIAQVDGQPPALDAAVVALTALSNVLQTVTANPDPQDAIKKQGGLAELTGAVARQAQILPSPINEWLGGIAGDTSGLSQKAVTNELNAIWRADILPFCQAALNNRYPFSPDSAVDVNVRDFQRLFGPTGLIDAFTNDHLINYVDTASEPWKWRADFGLDPAALAAFEQARHIRDDLFPGGTGPVMNFTLEPKDLSPNVTRVTLNLDGQSLVYYNNATRPQPMTWPGKDGTGVISLAFQPVDGSPEVMLNETGSWAWLRMLRGGRFAATKLSDVYSLRLGTKGMWADFELKAASVENPYTLEMFKKFTCPPQI, from the coding sequence ATGTTCATCCTGCGCTTCCTCTGGGCGGTCATCACCTCGCGCTTTCTCTGGACCCTGATCGGCATTGCGCTGCTTTCGCTTTTGATCTGGGTGTTCGGCCCGATCGTCCAGGTCGGCCCGTACGCGCCCTTCGAATCCGACAATGTTCGCATCGCCATCATCGCGGGGCTGATCATCCTGTGGCTGATCTGGCTGATCATCGCGCAACGGCGCGCGATCCGCGCCAACCGCATGTTCGTCGCCGAGATCGCGGCACCCGTGGCCGAAAAGCAGCTCACCCCCGGCGAGGAGAGCGTTGCAGCCGTCGGTGCCAAGTTCGGCGAGGTGATGGCCGAGCTCAAGCGGCGCAAGCTCGGCGGACGGAAGTTCCTGCGCGAGATGCCGTGGTATGTGATCGTCGGGCCTCCGGCCACCGGCAAGACCACTGCGTTACGCCAGTCGGGCCTCAATTTTCCAATCGACCTGACCGACGATCTGCAGGGTGTCGGCGGCACGCGCAACTGCGACTGGTTTTTCTCCGAGAACGCGGTGCTGATCGACACGGCGGGCCGCTACGTCCAGCAGGAGAGCCAGCCGGACGTCGATGCCGTGGAATGGCTGGGCTTCCTGGACCTTCTGAAAAAGCATCGGGGTCGCCGCGCGCTCAACGGCGTCATTGTCGCGCTGTCGATCGATGCGCTCTCGGACGGCGACGAAGCGATCAAGGCGCACGGCCGCAAGATCCGCCGCCGGCTGGCGGAGCTCAACGATCGGCTGGAGATCCGTCTGCCTGTCTACCTGATGCTGACGAAAGCCGACCTGATCAAAGGGTTCGAAGCCTTCTTCGGCGGCTTGTCGACAAGCGCGCGCGAGCAGGTGTGGGGAACCACCTTTGCGCTGGATGCCCGCGTCAACGCCGGCATGATCCAGGCGGAGCTGGCCAGGCTCGGCACCGAGCTGGAGCGAAGGTTGGTGCCGCGCCTTGAAGACGAGGAAAAGCTTGGCTCGCGCGCCGAGATCTTTCGCTTTCCGGCGCAGTTGGCGAGCCTCTGCGGGCCGATCCAGGTGCTGATCGAGGCCATGTTCGGCGAAAGCCGCTACGAGGAAGCCGCGTGGCTGCGTGGCCTTTATCTGACATCGGCGACACAGGAAGGCGCCCCCATCGACCGCCTGACGGCGGCGTTGTCATCTTCCTTCGGGCTGCCGCCGCGCCGCGCCATGCCGGCGGCGCGCGTCGAGAAGCGCAGCTTCTTCCTCAGGAACCTTCTCACCGAAGTGATCTTCAAGGAGGCCGGCCTCGGCACATTCGATCCGCTGGCGCAGCGCCGCCGCGCCTGGATCTGGCGCGGGGCCGCGGCCGCCTGTGCGCTCGCGGCCTTGCTGGCCGGCGGGCTGTTCACCTGGTCCTACCTCGACAACCGCAATGCGATCACCGAACAGGCCGGCCAGTTCGAAGCCCTGCAAGAGCCGCTCACCCAGGTCGCCGCCATCCCAGCCGCGGTCGAGCAGCCGACCATGGATGGCGCGCTGGCGGCGATGGACGCGGTGGCGGCCTCCCGAACGCCGCCACCGGACGCCGCCCATAACCTGCTCGGCCCGACCGCTTCGCCGGAGCTGGTGCGCGCGCAGACCGATACCTACGACCATGCGCTGCGCAACGTGCTCGAGCCGCATATGGTCGCCCTGCTCGAGGCCACGATGTGGCGGCAGATCCGCGATCCGGATTTCATGCTCGGCGCGCTGAAGACCTACCGGATGATGACCGGCCTGTCGCAGATGGACACCGATTTCGTCCAGAACTGGTGGGTGAACAGCCTGCCGCAATTCGCGCCGGCTCCGCCTTTCCCCACGGCCGACGCCGAAGAGCATCAAATCGCCGCCATCCGCCGCATGGCCGTCGACGACAGCTACATCACCCCGGACAAGGCACTGGTGGCGGAGGCGCTGAAGACCGTATGCACGATCTCGCTGCCGGAGCGCGCCTACAAGCAGCTCCTGGCCGACCCGGAGGTAGCAGCCGTCAAGGAATGGGTGCCGGCCAATTTCGCCGGGCCGAACGGCGCCAAGGTGTTCGCGCGCCGCTCCGACAAGACGTTGCGGGTCGGTGTCCCCGGCCCCTACACCTATGCGGGTTTCCACGACGCGATCCTCGACCGGGTCGAGGATGTCGCGGGACAGGCGGCCCTCGATCGCGCGGTGTTTGCCGGCGGCTGCTCGGAGAACTCGGAGACGTCGGTTTCGGCGCTCTCGCAGGATATCTTGAAGCTCTACTACGACGACTATATCGCCCAGTGGGACTCTTTTCTGCGTGACATGCGGCTTGCGCCGCTTACCGATCTCAACATCGCCAGTGAAAACCTCAAGGATCTTTCCAGCGCCGACTCCGCGCTGAAGCGCCTGTTGACGGCAGTGGTGCAGGAGACCGACCTCATCCGCTCCGACGAGGCGCCGGCCGACGACAAAAGTGGCGCCGCCGCCAAGACCGGCTCCAAGCTGCTCAGCAAACTCGGCAAGCTGGGCAAGGTGGTGACCTCGGGCGCCAAGCTCCTGCCGCGCGCCGGCTCCGCCAACCAGGTGGACATGACCGGCAGCCTGGTCGCCGAGCATTTCAAGCCTCTCAAAGGCACCATCGCCCAGGTCGACGGCCAGCCGCCGGCGCTCGACGCCGCTGTCGTGGCGCTGACGGCGCTGTCGAATGTGCTGCAGACGGTGACCGCCAATCCCGACCCGCAGGATGCCATCAAGAAGCAGGGCGGCCTCGCCGAACTGACGGGCGCGGTCGCCAGGCAGGCGCAGATCCTGCCTTCGCCGATCAACGAGTGGCTGGGCGGCATCGCCGGCGACACCAGCGGCCTGTCGCAGAAGGCCGTCACCAACGAGCTCAACGCCATCTGGCGGGCCGACATACTGCCCTTCTGCCAGGCAGCGCTCAACAACCGCTATCCGTTCAGCCCGGACAGCGCGGTCGATGTCAATGTGCGCGATTTTCAACGTCTGTTCGGACCGACCGGCCTGATCGATGCCTTCACCAACGACCATTTGATCAACTATGTCGACACCGCCAGCGAGCCATGGAAATGGCGTGCCGATTTCGGCCTCGACCCAGCCGCGCTCGCAGCGTTCGAGCAGGCGAGGCATATCCGCGACGATCTGTTTCCGGGCGGCACCGGCCCGGTGATGAACTTCACGCTGGAGCCCAAGGACCTCTCCCCCAACGTGACGCGTGTCACGCTCAACCTCGATGGCCAGAGCCTCGTCTACTACAACAACGCAACCAGACCGCAGCCGATGACGTGGCCCGGCAAGGATGGCACCGGAGTGATCTCGCTCGCCTTCCAGCCGGTCGACGGCTCACCCGAAGTGATGCTCAACGAGACCGGCAGTTGGGCGTGGCTCAGAATGCTGCGCGGCGGCCGCTTCGCCGCGACCAAGCTCAGCGATGTCTACAGCCTGCGGCTCGGCACGAAGGGGATGTGGGCCGATTTCGAACTCAAAGCCGCCAGCGTCGAGAACCCCTACACGCTCGAAATGTTCAAGAAGTTCACATGTCCGCCGCAGATCTGA
- the tssL gene encoding type VI secretion system protein TssL, long form, giving the protein MSRDDPFGLSEDRERTRIRLAGAAPRPMAPLAPGAPVKRARAHPNTLINIFAPLLEFAPELESALAPENPEAMRTRLLDELVQARDAAMAAGSSMERADQAAWAVAALLDDLALNTPWGGASAWPRQPLVVMLRGDVDAGTQFFTRLDELERHPNRDREMLELQYYCLALGFRGKYRVPGRAGDRSLNAVRVAAARFLRNADAEDAPLSPNWKGVIASDEPQRFIVPIWVMALAAIVVAAVVYIGLSMGLSSQAVELSALVRTLPPASRADVARAAPKQDAPAPEPPQPVDFALLPAFKAGAPAGLKGALSGTESVSLAKLIVQSSNPELFQSSRPTLSQGYEPLIESIAKVILANQELIGNITIVGHTDNVRLQRSNPLASNQRLSEARAQTIADLLVQAGVPRERIQSEGRADTDPVADNSTREGRALNRRVEVLVEKRL; this is encoded by the coding sequence ATGAGCCGGGATGATCCTTTCGGACTGTCGGAGGATCGCGAACGCACACGCATCAGGCTGGCGGGCGCCGCGCCTCGGCCGATGGCGCCACTGGCACCAGGCGCGCCGGTCAAAAGGGCGCGCGCCCATCCCAACACGCTCATCAACATCTTCGCGCCACTGCTCGAATTCGCGCCCGAGCTCGAAAGCGCGCTGGCGCCGGAGAACCCGGAAGCGATGCGCACGCGCCTGCTCGACGAATTGGTTCAGGCGCGCGACGCCGCGATGGCAGCGGGCTCCTCCATGGAGCGCGCCGACCAGGCGGCCTGGGCCGTGGCGGCGTTGCTCGATGACCTCGCGCTGAACACGCCGTGGGGCGGCGCCAGCGCCTGGCCGCGCCAGCCGCTGGTGGTCATGCTGCGTGGCGACGTCGATGCCGGCACCCAGTTTTTCACCCGCCTTGACGAGCTGGAGCGCCATCCCAACCGCGACCGCGAAATGCTGGAGCTTCAGTATTACTGCCTGGCGCTCGGCTTCCGCGGCAAGTATCGGGTGCCCGGCCGCGCCGGCGACCGCTCGCTCAATGCCGTACGCGTGGCGGCGGCGCGCTTCCTGCGCAATGCCGACGCCGAGGACGCGCCGCTGTCGCCGAACTGGAAAGGCGTGATCGCTTCCGACGAGCCGCAGCGCTTCATCGTTCCGATCTGGGTGATGGCGCTTGCCGCCATTGTCGTCGCCGCTGTCGTTTATATCGGCCTGTCGATGGGCTTGAGCAGCCAGGCGGTCGAACTCTCCGCCCTCGTGCGCACGCTGCCGCCGGCCTCGCGCGCGGACGTTGCCCGCGCCGCGCCCAAGCAGGATGCGCCCGCACCTGAACCGCCGCAGCCAGTCGATTTCGCTCTGCTGCCCGCGTTCAAGGCCGGAGCGCCCGCGGGCCTCAAGGGCGCGCTCAGCGGCACCGAGAGCGTCTCGCTGGCCAAGCTGATCGTCCAGTCCTCCAACCCGGAGCTCTTCCAATCTTCGCGGCCGACACTGTCGCAAGGCTATGAGCCTCTGATCGAGTCGATCGCCAAGGTGATCCTCGCCAATCAGGAGCTGATCGGAAACATCACGATCGTCGGCCATACCGACAATGTACGCCTGCAACGGTCCAATCCGCTGGCGAGCAATCAGCGGCTCTCGGAGGCACGCGCCCAAACCATAGCGGACCTCCTGGTGCAGGCCGGCGTGCCACGGGAGCGCATCCAGTCCGAAGGCCGCGCCGACACCGATCCGGTGGCCGACAACTCGACGCGCGAGGGCCGCGCGCTCAACCGGCGCGTCGAGGTCCTGGTCGAGAAGAGGCTGTGA
- the tagF gene encoding type VI secretion system-associated protein TagF, producing the protein MSAADLIVPGFYGKMPATGDFVARRLPADFVRSWDRWLAQHIVPLFGVETWPQSKALRFLSGPGSFGASAGIVLQSADRVGRQFPLSVVARLPEAPLKLAFADAWFESIEKAAFAAQRGEMTPDELDAALAALPVPLIDGEDDLIDAFVAWTAHTDIFDVDPRAPQPTLEQILAASWETS; encoded by the coding sequence ATGTCCGCCGCAGATCTGATCGTGCCCGGCTTCTATGGCAAGATGCCCGCCACCGGCGATTTCGTGGCCCGGCGGCTGCCGGCGGATTTCGTGCGCTCTTGGGACCGCTGGCTGGCGCAGCACATCGTGCCGCTGTTCGGGGTGGAAACCTGGCCCCAGAGCAAGGCGTTGCGTTTCCTCAGTGGGCCTGGCTCCTTCGGCGCCTCGGCCGGCATCGTACTGCAAAGCGCCGACAGGGTTGGCCGGCAATTTCCATTGAGCGTCGTCGCAAGGCTCCCGGAGGCGCCTCTTAAGCTGGCTTTTGCGGACGCATGGTTCGAAAGCATCGAAAAGGCCGCCTTCGCCGCGCAACGGGGCGAGATGACGCCGGACGAACTCGACGCGGCGTTGGCCGCCCTGCCCGTTCCGCTTATCGATGGCGAGGACGATCTCATCGACGCGTTCGTGGCGTGGACGGCGCATACGGATATTTTCGACGTCGATCCGCGGGCGCCGCAGCCGACCTTGGAGCAGATCCTCGCCGCAAGCTGGGAGACCAGCTGA
- a CDS encoding DUF2169 family type VI secretion system accessory protein, producing MQIWDQMGYPHQFTMGMDKAGHQWIVVVVKGTFDFPTTPGGLVQKSTEQVPLVMADTQTGVPGYSATLWETDFAFRKPRCDVVANGFAYAPGGRPAERVPVGIKVGNWSKLFEVVGDREWRSIGPVFTATSPQPFLKLPISYDVAWGGVDRLDPEDKLPASYKYNPVGTGWSRTRNQRLVPGLRLPNTQAVGEEVRSPFGDYRPMSFGPMGRGWPGRIEYGGTYDQNWIDNIFPFLPPDFDERYFQMAPPDQQIDHPRGGEDVVLVNLTPAGKESFRMPTTALPLTLFKGREKAFVGELLPDTVLFDPERRRFSLVWRVQQRLQRTLLDFSECWIGPPTPGMQRAYAKRKRYIRKFNTPLRDDEEEAA from the coding sequence ATGCAGATCTGGGACCAGATGGGCTATCCGCATCAGTTCACCATGGGCATGGATAAGGCCGGCCATCAGTGGATCGTGGTCGTGGTCAAGGGCACTTTCGATTTTCCCACCACGCCCGGCGGACTGGTGCAGAAATCGACCGAGCAGGTGCCATTGGTCATGGCCGACACCCAGACCGGCGTGCCGGGCTATTCGGCGACGCTGTGGGAGACCGATTTTGCCTTCCGCAAGCCGCGCTGCGATGTGGTCGCCAATGGCTTCGCCTATGCACCGGGTGGGCGCCCGGCCGAGCGGGTACCGGTCGGCATCAAGGTTGGAAATTGGTCAAAACTGTTCGAGGTCGTCGGCGACCGGGAATGGCGCTCCATCGGTCCGGTCTTTACCGCCACGTCGCCGCAACCCTTCCTGAAACTGCCCATCTCCTATGACGTTGCCTGGGGTGGCGTCGACAGGCTGGATCCAGAAGACAAGCTTCCCGCCAGCTATAAGTACAACCCGGTCGGAACCGGATGGTCGCGCACCAGGAACCAGCGTCTGGTCCCAGGCCTGCGGCTGCCCAACACGCAGGCGGTCGGCGAGGAAGTGCGCTCACCCTTTGGCGACTACAGGCCGATGAGTTTCGGGCCGATGGGGCGCGGCTGGCCGGGACGCATCGAATATGGCGGCACCTACGACCAGAACTGGATCGACAATATTTTTCCGTTCCTGCCGCCGGATTTCGATGAACGTTATTTCCAGATGGCGCCGCCGGACCAGCAGATCGACCATCCGCGAGGCGGCGAGGATGTGGTGCTGGTCAATCTGACGCCGGCAGGCAAGGAAAGCTTCCGCATGCCAACGACAGCGTTGCCGCTGACGCTGTTCAAAGGTCGCGAAAAGGCGTTCGTGGGCGAGCTTCTGCCGGATACGGTGCTGTTCGATCCGGAGAGGCGGCGGTTTTCGCTGGTCTGGCGGGTGCAGCAGCGCCTCCAGCGCACGCTCCTCGATTTTTCAGAATGCTGGATCGGGCCGCCGACACCCGGCATGCAACGCGCCTATGCCAAGCGCAAACGCTACATCCGCAAGTTCAACACTCCGCTTCGCGATGACGAAGAGGAGGCCGCATGA
- a CDS encoding beta-ketoacyl synthase N-terminal-like domain-containing protein yields MNADLDIVSAGMVTAVGLDAPSSCAAMRARLDGFQETRFLGAAGEWLIGAPVPLPRNWMGAKRLAHMAAAAIVEAFEAKPEARGRTALVLCLAEEDRPGRPAPDSRNLLSQIEQITEIVGPIASRVVAHGRPSGHVALEAARRLLASNAAPFVIIVGVDSYLTSQTVNHYLARERLLTPKNSNGFIPGEAAAAILCARTGGTMHLTGLGLAREEAHIYNETDLPFRGQAMTTAYKEAFAGSGCLHSDITLKMGDFVGETYWFQQSALAMLRTQREHSQVRPIWALGASLGNVGAAAVPVMLGWALSAIQRGYAPSGPILIEASGDDGACGAAVVEAR; encoded by the coding sequence ATGAACGCTGACCTCGACATCGTCTCGGCGGGCATGGTGACGGCAGTCGGCCTCGACGCGCCATCAAGTTGCGCAGCGATGCGCGCGCGTCTCGACGGTTTCCAGGAAACGCGTTTCCTTGGCGCCGCCGGCGAGTGGCTGATCGGTGCGCCCGTCCCGCTGCCGCGCAACTGGATGGGCGCAAAGCGCCTTGCCCATATGGCCGCCGCGGCGATTGTCGAAGCGTTCGAAGCGAAGCCCGAGGCCCGGGGCAGGACGGCCCTGGTTCTTTGCCTGGCCGAGGAGGACCGTCCCGGGCGTCCGGCGCCTGACAGCCGAAACCTGCTTAGCCAGATCGAGCAAATCACGGAAATCGTCGGTCCCATTGCCTCGCGCGTCGTCGCGCATGGCCGCCCGTCCGGCCACGTTGCGTTGGAGGCGGCCCGCCGCCTGCTCGCCTCCAATGCGGCTCCTTTTGTGATAATTGTCGGGGTGGACAGCTATCTGACCTCCCAGACCGTTAACCACTATCTCGCCCGTGAGCGGTTGCTCACGCCAAAAAACTCGAACGGCTTCATTCCGGGGGAGGCCGCTGCGGCGATTCTCTGCGCGCGCACGGGCGGCACCATGCACCTCACGGGGCTCGGCCTGGCACGGGAGGAAGCTCATATTTACAACGAGACGGATCTTCCCTTCCGAGGGCAAGCGATGACAACGGCTTACAAGGAAGCGTTTGCCGGGTCAGGGTGCCTCCACTCGGATATCACTCTCAAGATGGGAGATTTCGTCGGCGAGACATACTGGTTCCAGCAATCTGCCCTTGCCATGCTGCGCACACAACGCGAGCACTCGCAGGTGCGGCCAATATGGGCGCTGGGCGCGAGCCTGGGGAATGTCGGGGCGGCCGCTGTCCCGGTGATGCTGGGGTGGGCGCTGTCGGCGATACAACGCGGCTACGCGCCATCGGGGCCGATCCTGATCGAGGCCTCGGGCGATGACGGCGCATGCGGCGCTGCCGTGGTGGAGGCAAGATGA
- the tssJ gene encoding type VI secretion system lipoprotein TssJ: MIDRREFVVALGATGLLAACQSGPPKPSVITVNVTGGAGMNPGPGGGDRPVTVLVMRLASTGKFNSADYFALQGDAGSALGADLIGSDTISVAPGKTAAKTITVEPNAAALGFVALIREPGGRNWRTTKSVSPGSKFTINVSLGKGGISA; this comes from the coding sequence ATGATCGACAGACGCGAATTCGTCGTTGCCCTCGGCGCTACGGGGCTGCTTGCGGCTTGCCAGAGCGGCCCGCCGAAACCATCGGTTATCACGGTCAACGTGACCGGAGGCGCCGGCATGAATCCAGGACCGGGCGGCGGCGACAGGCCGGTGACGGTACTGGTGATGCGGCTTGCCAGCACCGGCAAGTTCAACTCGGCCGACTATTTCGCGCTGCAGGGCGACGCGGGCTCGGCGCTCGGTGCCGATCTCATCGGCTCCGACACGATCTCGGTCGCGCCAGGCAAGACGGCGGCCAAGACCATCACGGTGGAGCCGAACGCCGCGGCGCTCGGCTTCGTGGCGCTGATCCGCGAGCCGGGCGGACGCAACTGGCGCACGACCAAATCGGTATCGCCAGGCTCGAAATTCACCATCAACGTCAGCCTCGGCAAAGGCGGCATTTCCGCCTAG
- a CDS encoding DUF4150 domain-containing protein: protein MTVYANGREISAEAQGCKVIADFPDTCFTPPENPATPPGVPVPYPDFGFDSDLTSGSGTVKIGNKPISQENSSYYSKCSGDEAGAAAKKGIITSKNTGKVYAHGWSSDVKVESKGVVRLGDMATSNHGTDPGDAPPMVIVGKPAFGIPGDEDCMVGSFEDIHEKCNAKKDPTDPLAKPGSQGVAHQAHHIVPDRCFRVNSEDRMANPPFPSRDQGICICIPRVNHSAARPPSGEDVTVHHHLDNALTELGEDVATRANPRGVEKVEKIRKQCLDALAELVDDPVSADCYQVACEKVTEQTQPIKDKYARAEKSSSNMSPAAKGVLNRQHLPTA, encoded by the coding sequence ATGACTGTCTACGCGAACGGGCGAGAGATTTCGGCAGAGGCGCAAGGCTGCAAGGTCATTGCGGATTTCCCCGACACATGTTTCACCCCGCCCGAGAATCCGGCGACCCCGCCGGGCGTGCCCGTCCCGTACCCTGATTTCGGGTTCGACTCCGATCTGACGTCGGGTAGCGGAACCGTGAAGATCGGCAACAAGCCTATCAGCCAGGAAAACAGCAGCTACTACAGCAAATGCAGCGGCGACGAGGCCGGGGCGGCGGCCAAAAAAGGCATAATCACCTCAAAAAATACCGGCAAGGTCTACGCACACGGCTGGTCGTCGGACGTCAAGGTCGAGAGCAAGGGTGTCGTTCGGCTTGGCGACATGGCCACCAGCAATCACGGGACCGATCCCGGCGATGCGCCCCCAATGGTGATCGTCGGAAAGCCGGCATTCGGCATTCCTGGCGATGAAGACTGCATGGTCGGCAGCTTCGAGGACATTCACGAAAAGTGTAACGCCAAAAAGGACCCTACCGATCCTTTGGCCAAGCCAGGTTCACAAGGTGTGGCTCACCAGGCTCACCATATCGTTCCGGACCGCTGTTTTCGCGTCAACAGCGAAGATCGAATGGCGAACCCGCCGTTTCCCAGCAGGGATCAGGGCATTTGCATCTGCATCCCTCGCGTGAACCACTCGGCGGCTCGGCCGCCGAGTGGCGAAGACGTCACCGTGCACCATCACCTGGACAATGCTTTGACCGAACTCGGCGAGGACGTCGCAACAAGAGCCAACCCGCGCGGCGTCGAGAAAGTGGAAAAAATAAGAAAGCAATGTTTGGATGCTCTTGCCGAACTGGTCGATGATCCGGTGTCCGCGGACTGCTACCAAGTGGCATGTGAAAAGGTGACCGAGCAAACACAGCCAATCAAGGACAAGTATGCTCGAGCGGAGAAGAGCTCCAGCAATATGAGTCCTGCCGCCAAGGGCGTGCTGAACAGGCAGCATCTGCCAACAGCATGA